Proteins co-encoded in one Malus domestica chromosome 09, GDT2T_hap1 genomic window:
- the LOC103442284 gene encoding gibberellin-regulated protein 14-like isoform X3: MASKGMLLLFATILLFTARASSLDHHDELKIKINYVKATAPPPLSKAPAPPPLVAKPPTPPIAKPPTPPLTKPSPPIHKLPTPPLTKPPTPPLTKPSPPIYKPPAPPLTKPPSPPLAKPPSPPYTKPTPVIPPVKPPTPVIPPVNPPSPVSPPVKPPTYPPLPPVRSKADCIPLCDKRCMLHSRKRVCMRACTTCCDRCRCVPPGTFGNRERCGKCYTDMVTHGNRSKCP, encoded by the exons ATGGCTTCCAAAGGCATGCTCCTTCTCTTTGCAACCATTCTCCTTTTCACTGCGAGG GCTTCATCACTTGATCATCATGACGAACTCAAGATTAAG aTTAATTATGTCAAGGCAACAGCTCCACCACCTCTATCCAAGGCTCCAGCGCCGCCGCCTCTTGTGGCCAAACCACCCACTCCACCAATTGCCAAGCCGCCAACTCCACCACTTACCAAGCCATCACCACCAATTCACAAGCTCC CAACTCCACCACTTACCAAGCCACCAACTCCACCACTTACCAAGCCATCACCACCAATTTACAAGCCACCTGCTCCTCCACTTACCAAGCCACCATCTCCTCCGCTTGCCAAGCCACCATCTCCTCCGTATACCAAGCCAACTCCTGTCATCCCACCAGTGAAGCCACCAACTCCGGTCATCCCCCCAGTGAATCCACCAAGTCCTGTCAGTCCCCCAGTGAAGCCACCCACTTATCCACCGCTTCCCCCGGTTAGGTCCAAAGCAG ATTGCATCCCACTGTGTGACAAGAGGTGCATGCTGCATTCAAGGAAGAGGGTGTGCATGAGAGCTTGCACGACGTGCTGCGACCGCTGCCGCTGCGTTCCTCCGGGAACATTCGGCAACCGGGAAAGATGCGGCAAGTGCTACACCGATATGGTCACCCATGGCAACAGAAGCAAGTGCCCTTGA
- the LOC103442284 gene encoding gibberellin-regulated protein 14-like isoform X2 — protein sequence MASKGMLLLFATILLFTARASSLDHHDELKIKATAPPPLSKAPAPPPLVAKPPTPPIAKPPTPPLTKPSPPIHKLPTPPLAKPPTPPLTKPPTPPLTKPSPPIHKLPTPPLAKPPTPPLTKPPTPPLTKPSPPIYKPPAPPLTKPPSPPLAKPPSPPYTKPTPVIPPVKPPTPVIPPVNPPSPVSPPVKPPTYPPLPPVRSKADCIPLCDKRCMLHSRKRVCMRACTTCCDRCRCVPPGTFGNRERCGKCYTDMVTHGNRSKCP from the exons ATGGCTTCCAAAGGCATGCTCCTTCTCTTTGCAACCATTCTCCTTTTCACTGCGAGG GCTTCATCACTTGATCATCATGACGAACTCAAGATTAAG GCAACAGCTCCACCACCTCTATCCAAGGCTCCAGCGCCGCCGCCTCTTGTGGCCAAACCACCCACTCCACCAATTGCCAAGCCGCCAACTCCACCACTTACCAAGCCATCACCACCAATTCACAAGCTCCCTACTCCTCCCCTTGCCAAGCCACCAACTCCACCACTTACCAAGCCACCAACTCCACCACTTACCAAGCCATCACCACCAATTCACAAGCTCCCTACTCCTCCCCTTGCCAAGCCACCAACTCCACCACTTACCAAGCCACCAACTCCACCACTTACCAAGCCATCACCACCAATTTACAAGCCACCTGCTCCTCCACTTACCAAGCCACCATCTCCTCCGCTTGCCAAGCCACCATCTCCTCCGTATACCAAGCCAACTCCTGTCATCCCACCAGTGAAGCCACCAACTCCGGTCATCCCCCCAGTGAATCCACCAAGTCCTGTCAGTCCCCCAGTGAAGCCACCCACTTATCCACCGCTTCCCCCGGTTAGGTCCAAAGCAG ATTGCATCCCACTGTGTGACAAGAGGTGCATGCTGCATTCAAGGAAGAGGGTGTGCATGAGAGCTTGCACGACGTGCTGCGACCGCTGCCGCTGCGTTCCTCCGGGAACATTCGGCAACCGGGAAAGATGCGGCAAGTGCTACACCGATATGGTCACCCATGGCAACAGAAGCAAGTGCCCTTGA
- the LOC103442284 gene encoding gibberellin-regulated protein 14-like isoform X1, which translates to MASKGMLLLFATILLFTARASSLDHHDELKIKINYVKATAPPPLSKAPAPPPLVAKPPTPPIAKPPTPPLTKPSPPIHKLPTPPLAKPPTPPLTKPPTPPLTKPSPPIHKLPTPPLAKPPTPPLTKPPTPPLTKPSPPIYKPPAPPLTKPPSPPLAKPPSPPYTKPTPVIPPVKPPTPVIPPVNPPSPVSPPVKPPTYPPLPPVRSKADCIPLCDKRCMLHSRKRVCMRACTTCCDRCRCVPPGTFGNRERCGKCYTDMVTHGNRSKCP; encoded by the exons ATGGCTTCCAAAGGCATGCTCCTTCTCTTTGCAACCATTCTCCTTTTCACTGCGAGG GCTTCATCACTTGATCATCATGACGAACTCAAGATTAAG aTTAATTATGTCAAGGCAACAGCTCCACCACCTCTATCCAAGGCTCCAGCGCCGCCGCCTCTTGTGGCCAAACCACCCACTCCACCAATTGCCAAGCCGCCAACTCCACCACTTACCAAGCCATCACCACCAATTCACAAGCTCCCTACTCCTCCCCTTGCCAAGCCACCAACTCCACCACTTACCAAGCCACCAACTCCACCACTTACCAAGCCATCACCACCAATTCACAAGCTCCCTACTCCTCCCCTTGCCAAGCCACCAACTCCACCACTTACCAAGCCACCAACTCCACCACTTACCAAGCCATCACCACCAATTTACAAGCCACCTGCTCCTCCACTTACCAAGCCACCATCTCCTCCGCTTGCCAAGCCACCATCTCCTCCGTATACCAAGCCAACTCCTGTCATCCCACCAGTGAAGCCACCAACTCCGGTCATCCCCCCAGTGAATCCACCAAGTCCTGTCAGTCCCCCAGTGAAGCCACCCACTTATCCACCGCTTCCCCCGGTTAGGTCCAAAGCAG ATTGCATCCCACTGTGTGACAAGAGGTGCATGCTGCATTCAAGGAAGAGGGTGTGCATGAGAGCTTGCACGACGTGCTGCGACCGCTGCCGCTGCGTTCCTCCGGGAACATTCGGCAACCGGGAAAGATGCGGCAAGTGCTACACCGATATGGTCACCCATGGCAACAGAAGCAAGTGCCCTTGA
- the LOC103442285 gene encoding alpha carbonic anhydrase 8-like has translation MAIKVIFLLFVTVLLVSTMVSSQDDDGIDDLKAKKPSPTKPKPSPKAPKSPSSKGPKSPPKSPPKSPKSPAKPGKSPPGAPPSTDDDTYSDDIPEDEPVTPPLSVSKVSSHEDKKIMGQKYKYSGSSSDGERPTNGSQS, from the exons ATGGCTATCAAAGTTATCTTCCTCCTGTTCGTCACTGTTCTCCTGGTTTCTACAATG GTTTCATCTCAGGACGATGATGGTATCGACGATCTCAAGGCAAAGAAG CCATCACCTACGAAACCCAAGCCATCACCAAAAGCACCCAAGTCGCCATCATCAAAAGGACCCAAATCACCACCAAAATCACCCCCCAAATCACCCAAGTCACCGGCAAAGCCCGGCAAGTCGCCACCAGGTGCACCACCGTCAACTGATGATGATACATACTCTGATGACATTCCGGAGGATGAGCCGGTCACTCCGCCACTTTCCGTATCTAAG GTCTCATCTCATGAAGACAAGAAAATCATG GGGCAAAAGTATAAATATTCAGGTTCATCGTCGGACGGTGAGCGACCAACAAATGGTAGCCAAAGCTAA